The following are encoded together in the Streptomyces sp. NBC_00358 genome:
- a CDS encoding DUF4190 domain-containing protein yields the protein MSDDAQTPNAPHETPGAWAPPGGQENPRSARDVSPSPSPSPDTAPDAGPTAVVRDAGDRTPATDPEAGPAHDPAAGPTDAIPGAVDRLSAADVVTGSDVGPTDAVPGAGDRFPVSDPDVGPKAGPEDVIPEAGHGVPVTGPDAGPGEGAPRSDSGPGIGADGGRDGGPGAGPLASARWLDSAFDDGPQAATPAVGGVSGQGPSGPVPAQGTPPFAAPVPDARVSLGKQAFGGEPEPDPWAPPEEIASGGWSAPVSATPPPAYGLPTITSLPGASAPPGPGNPGGPSWDNPFAPPAPRTPYPQQVPGEPVPPPPIAPDGPGPAYRYGYPQYPTAPMGAGYPGAPGYGWPLNRPAPSNGMGTAALVLGIIAAVLFCVWPLSIVLGILAVIFGMVGRAKARRGEATNPGQALAGIICGAVGLVLAIVLIVLIAVAPDDGGSDGSGGDDGFSTSLVTHQP from the coding sequence ATGTCCGACGACGCCCAGACGCCGAACGCTCCACACGAGACGCCGGGCGCGTGGGCTCCGCCGGGCGGCCAGGAGAACCCGCGGTCCGCGCGTGACGTGTCCCCGTCCCCGTCCCCGTCCCCGGACACGGCGCCGGACGCCGGTCCGACGGCGGTGGTTCGGGACGCGGGCGACCGCACCCCGGCCACAGACCCGGAAGCCGGCCCGGCCCACGATCCGGCCGCCGGCCCGACGGACGCGATACCGGGGGCGGTTGACCGTCTCTCGGCCGCTGATGTGGTCACGGGCTCGGATGTCGGCCCGACGGACGCGGTACCGGGGGCGGGCGACCGTTTCCCGGTCAGCGATCCGGACGTTGGTCCGAAGGCCGGTCCGGAGGACGTGATACCGGAAGCGGGTCACGGCGTACCGGTCACCGGTCCGGACGCCGGTCCGGGCGAGGGCGCACCTCGTTCGGACAGCGGTCCGGGCATCGGCGCGGACGGCGGTCGGGACGGCGGCCCGGGGGCCGGTCCCCTCGCGAGTGCGCGGTGGCTGGACAGCGCCTTCGACGACGGACCGCAGGCCGCGACGCCCGCGGTGGGCGGCGTGTCCGGCCAGGGGCCGAGCGGTCCCGTGCCCGCGCAGGGCACCCCGCCGTTCGCCGCACCGGTCCCCGACGCCCGGGTCTCCCTCGGGAAGCAGGCCTTCGGCGGCGAACCCGAACCCGACCCCTGGGCACCGCCCGAGGAGATCGCCTCGGGCGGCTGGAGCGCGCCGGTGAGCGCCACGCCTCCTCCGGCCTACGGCCTGCCGACGATCACCTCGCTGCCCGGCGCGTCGGCCCCGCCCGGCCCCGGGAACCCCGGCGGACCCTCCTGGGACAACCCGTTCGCGCCCCCGGCGCCCCGCACTCCCTACCCGCAGCAGGTCCCCGGCGAGCCCGTCCCGCCGCCGCCGATCGCCCCGGACGGTCCGGGCCCCGCGTACAGGTACGGCTACCCGCAGTACCCCACCGCTCCCATGGGCGCCGGCTACCCCGGGGCACCGGGTTACGGCTGGCCGTTGAACCGGCCCGCGCCGAGCAACGGCATGGGGACCGCCGCGCTCGTACTGGGGATCATCGCCGCGGTCCTGTTCTGCGTATGGCCGCTGTCGATCGTGCTGGGCATCCTCGCCGTGATCTTCGGAATGGTCGGCCGGGCCAAGGCTCGCCGGGGTGAGGCGACCAACCCGGGGCAGGCGCTGGCCGGGATCATCTGCGGAGCCGTCGGCCTCGTCCTCGCTATCGTCCTGATCGTCCTGATCGCCGTCGCTCCGGACGACGGCGGCAGCGACGGCTCGGGTGGCGACGACGGTTTCTCCACGTCCCTGGTGACGCACCAGCCTTAG
- a CDS encoding MFS transporter, with the protein MLFAVAMTFIDQTIVSIAAPDIVRELGLSASGMQWVVNAYLLSLAAFFALGGRLADLFGPRRVVVAGTLVFVISSVLCGCVPKGDFAQTWLIVFRATQGLGAALLFPAALAVVVAVFPVERRGRALALFFGLSGALTAIGPLLGGWLTSWTWRAIFWVNVPVAVVALVLTVLAHIPDRRRDESLDGVGAVLIAAGMGLSVLGFQQASSWGWGSVATWACIAGGLLVLILFWRYERDRSHPLVNLAVFRDKAFTVDSMVLFFAMLAFVPVFFFASVYAQVSLSASPNQAALYLLYFFAGFAIASQWGGRMLDKQGARPAMKIGTALGAVGFALWAHKLTDLTMHDQWPYVALAGAGIGFILAPASTDAVNRSIGASYGEVTGITQTVRNYAASVGLAVFGTILTHRTTDEVVSTLQSHGLSSAQAHGVAHDIAQAVTGNSDARQPTGTGATASTMREVMAGVRMDFAEANQWVFYGMAIALAVGFLCALRHPGDRGGSTAAEEPPATA; encoded by the coding sequence ATGCTCTTCGCCGTGGCGATGACGTTCATCGACCAGACGATCGTCTCCATCGCCGCGCCGGACATCGTCCGCGAGCTGGGCCTGTCGGCCTCCGGGATGCAGTGGGTGGTGAACGCCTACCTGTTGTCGCTGGCCGCGTTCTTCGCCCTCGGCGGACGCCTGGCCGACCTGTTCGGGCCACGCCGTGTCGTCGTCGCCGGGACCCTCGTGTTCGTCATCTCCTCGGTGCTCTGCGGATGCGTGCCCAAGGGGGATTTCGCGCAGACCTGGCTGATCGTCTTCCGGGCGACCCAGGGCCTGGGCGCCGCTCTCCTCTTCCCCGCGGCACTCGCCGTGGTCGTGGCGGTGTTCCCGGTCGAGCGGCGCGGCCGGGCCCTGGCGTTGTTCTTCGGGCTGTCCGGGGCGCTGACGGCCATCGGCCCGCTGCTGGGCGGCTGGCTCACCTCGTGGACCTGGAGAGCGATCTTCTGGGTCAACGTGCCCGTCGCCGTCGTGGCCCTGGTGCTGACGGTGCTGGCGCACATTCCCGACCGGCGGCGGGACGAGTCGCTGGACGGCGTCGGGGCCGTGCTGATCGCGGCCGGCATGGGCCTGAGCGTGCTCGGCTTCCAGCAGGCCTCGTCCTGGGGCTGGGGCAGCGTCGCGACCTGGGCCTGCATCGCGGGCGGCCTTCTCGTCCTGATCCTCTTCTGGCGCTACGAACGGGACAGGAGCCACCCGCTCGTCAACCTGGCGGTCTTCCGGGACAAGGCGTTCACCGTGGACTCCATGGTGCTCTTCTTCGCCATGCTCGCCTTCGTGCCGGTCTTCTTCTTCGCGTCGGTCTACGCGCAGGTCTCCCTCAGCGCCTCGCCCAACCAGGCGGCCCTGTACCTGCTGTACTTCTTCGCGGGTTTCGCGATCGCCTCCCAGTGGGGCGGCCGGATGCTGGACAAACAGGGCGCGCGGCCGGCCATGAAGATCGGCACCGCCCTGGGCGCGGTCGGCTTCGCCCTCTGGGCCCACAAGTTGACCGACCTGACGATGCACGACCAGTGGCCGTACGTCGCGCTGGCCGGCGCCGGCATCGGGTTCATCCTGGCGCCCGCCTCCACGGACGCCGTCAACCGGTCCATCGGCGCCTCGTACGGCGAGGTCACCGGCATCACCCAGACCGTCCGCAACTACGCGGCGAGCGTGGGCCTGGCCGTGTTCGGCACGATCCTCACGCACAGGACGACGGACGAGGTCGTCTCGACGCTCCAGTCCCACGGCCTGTCGTCGGCCCAGGCCCACGGTGTGGCCCACGACATCGCCCAGGCGGTCACGGGCAACTCCGACGCACGGCAGCCCACCGGCACCGGCGCCACCGCCTCGACCATGCGCGAGGTGATGGCCGGCGTGCGGATGGACTTCGCCGAGGCCAACCAATGGGTCTTCTACGGCATGGCCATCGCCCTCGCCGTCGGCTTCCTCTGCGCCCTGCGCCACCCCGGAGACCGAGGCGGGTCGACCGCAGCCGAGGAACCCCCGGCGACCGCTTGA
- a CDS encoding glycerophosphodiester phosphodiesterase: MRTVTAVAHRGDPYRVRENTIDSLRSALHRGADAVEIDVRLTRDRVPVLLHDETLRRLWGHDRPLRSLSGEEVRGLTAGGVPTLAEALEATGGSRVMVDLPGAADTKAVGGIVDVVRACGAAERVYYTGAAPAMLAVRGADTSAEIALTWTTLAPPRRGLLDAVRPRWLNYRFPLLDRDLAARVHRDGYLLSVWTPDTHRSMRRLLDLGVDSITTNRIDTLTALRRD, encoded by the coding sequence ATGCGCACCGTGACCGCAGTCGCCCATCGCGGCGACCCCTATCGCGTCCGTGAGAACACGATCGACTCGTTGCGTTCCGCGCTCCACCGGGGCGCGGACGCCGTCGAGATCGACGTACGGCTCACCCGCGACCGCGTACCCGTACTCCTGCACGACGAGACACTCAGACGTCTGTGGGGACACGACCGGCCGCTGCGTTCGCTCTCCGGTGAGGAGGTGCGCGGGCTCACGGCGGGGGGTGTGCCGACGCTGGCCGAGGCTCTCGAAGCGACCGGCGGGAGCCGGGTCATGGTCGATCTGCCGGGAGCGGCGGACACCAAGGCCGTAGGCGGAATCGTGGACGTGGTGCGGGCGTGCGGGGCGGCGGAGCGGGTGTACTACACCGGGGCCGCCCCCGCCATGCTCGCGGTGCGGGGCGCCGACACCTCCGCGGAGATCGCGCTGACCTGGACGACCCTGGCGCCGCCGCGCCGGGGGCTGCTCGACGCCGTACGGCCGCGCTGGCTCAACTACCGCTTCCCGCTGCTGGACCGGGACCTCGCGGCCCGTGTCCACCGCGACGGCTACCTGCTCTCCGTGTGGACCCCGGACACCCACCGCTCCATGCGCCGACTGCTCGACCTGGGCGTCGACTCGATCACGACCAACCGCATCGACACGCTGACGGCGCTGCGCAGGGACTGA
- a CDS encoding NADAR family protein, translating into MSVVRATVACMGKIESREALVSAVESGTRVKYLHFWGHRPRADGQVGPSCLSQWWPSPFVVEGVGYATAEHWMMAAKARLFGDAEAERLAIDAPNPAVAKKAGRLVRGFDDAIWQRERFGIVVEGSVHKFSAHADLRAFLLGTGGRILVEASPMDRVWGIGLAATDEGASDPRRWRGPNLLGFALMEARERLSRADPPSGPSGADAPAEADGS; encoded by the coding sequence ATGTCAGTGGTGCGTGCCACAGTGGCGTGCATGGGGAAGATCGAGTCGCGGGAAGCACTGGTCAGTGCTGTGGAGTCGGGGACGCGGGTGAAGTACCTGCACTTCTGGGGGCACCGTCCGAGGGCGGACGGACAGGTGGGGCCGAGCTGTCTCAGCCAGTGGTGGCCGTCACCCTTCGTGGTCGAAGGTGTCGGATACGCGACGGCGGAGCACTGGATGATGGCGGCCAAGGCGCGCCTCTTCGGGGACGCCGAGGCCGAGCGCCTGGCGATCGACGCGCCGAACCCGGCGGTGGCCAAGAAGGCCGGGCGGCTGGTGCGCGGCTTCGACGACGCCATATGGCAGCGCGAGCGCTTCGGGATCGTGGTCGAGGGCAGCGTCCACAAGTTCTCCGCCCACGCCGACCTGCGGGCGTTCCTGCTGGGCACGGGCGGCCGAATACTGGTCGAGGCGAGCCCCATGGACCGGGTCTGGGGCATCGGACTCGCCGCGACCGACGAGGGAGCGTCGGACCCGCGCCGCTGGCGGGGTCCGAACCTGCTGGGCTTCGCCCTGATGGAGGCACGCGAGCGGCTGAGCCGGGCCGACCCACCGTCCGGGCCGAGCGGGGCCGACGCACCGGCGGAAGCGGACGGCTCCTAG
- a CDS encoding class F sortase has protein sequence MTPFSRRAFVTAAVAALLVGCGGHPAGPPATARSRSTPSVPGTVSTSPPPRTAAGSARPLGRSVPVGLRIPAIGVDTPVMRLGLAPDGSVQVPPIAAHDRAGWYRHSPTPGQTGPSVILGHVTVGAYGDGVFRRLARLRHGDRIVVRLENGRSAVFAVTGVRTVAKADFPTDEVYGDVGRPELRLITCGGPRSGSGYLDNVIVFAALTSANP, from the coding sequence ATGACGCCCTTCTCCAGGCGCGCGTTCGTCACCGCGGCGGTGGCCGCGCTGCTCGTGGGCTGCGGCGGCCATCCGGCCGGTCCGCCCGCGACAGCGCGGTCCCGCAGCACACCTTCGGTCCCGGGTACCGTCAGCACATCCCCGCCCCCGCGTACCGCCGCCGGGTCGGCACGTCCGCTGGGGCGTTCGGTCCCGGTCGGGCTGCGGATACCGGCCATCGGGGTCGACACCCCGGTCATGCGGCTGGGGCTGGCCCCGGACGGCAGCGTGCAGGTGCCGCCGATCGCCGCGCACGACCGGGCCGGCTGGTACCGGCACTCGCCGACGCCGGGTCAGACCGGTCCGTCGGTGATCCTCGGCCATGTCACGGTCGGCGCGTACGGGGACGGCGTCTTCCGCCGCCTCGCGCGGTTGCGGCACGGCGACCGGATCGTGGTGCGCCTGGAGAACGGACGGTCGGCGGTGTTCGCCGTCACCGGCGTCCGCACGGTCGCCAAGGCCGACTTCCCGACGGACGAGGTCTACGGGGATGTGGGCCGCCCGGAGCTGCGGCTCATCACCTGTGGAGGTCCCCGGTCCGGTAGCGGCTACCTCGACAACGTGATCGTGTTCGCGGCCCTGACCTCCGCGAACCCCTGA
- a CDS encoding S8 family serine peptidase has product MHLPQPARRRGAVWVAAAFTATALLTASTPALAAGAPPSAEVDSALTAAVAKGGDATFFVVLKDRADLSAAKKQKTHAARAGAAFKELRAKAADSQSSLASFLDRKRIGHKDYWIANAIQVTGDQTLVNELAKRSDVASIVKEQHYKLDDIETADNRITKSRTDSSASGDDTPEWGVADINADDVWNQYDDRGEGIVIANVDSGVQYDHPDLVAQYRGNNGDGSFTHDYNWYDPTGQCGTSGVPCDNNGHGTHTMGTMVGRNGIGVAPNAKWIAAKGCESSSCSDESLLAAGQWILAPTDHNGQNPRPDLAPNIVNNSWGGGDTTFYQDIVEAWNAAGIFEAFAAGNDGDGTTCSTAHAPGSQAPSYGVGAYDSTGTIASFSGFGPSLVDGSMKPDISAPGVNVRSTWPGSSYNTESGTSMATPHVAGAVALLWSAAPSLIGRIDETRALLDQGARDVDDTHCGGTAGRNNVWGEGKLDILASVDRAPHTAATVTGKVTDRATGAALAKITVKATGTGGDVRTVTTAADGTYKLALPAGTYTFGYSGYGYANGSATGVTVTENQSLTQDIALAAVASHKVGGIVLDVTGKPLAGATVEVTGSPVASVTTDAKGTYSFARVAEGTYGLTVEPAAPVLCNGVYTGTATVSSADLTKDVQVPARTDSSGNGCAPAAYSWIAGSKKVALTGDEDSASVSLPFPVSLYGVSYSSTSVTTDGLVNFLSSRVGDYSNTALPTTGPNGVKGIIAPLWDDLTLDKKSSVQTATTGTKGNRRFAVVWNNAAYANGTSGRSSFEVVFDEATGAVTVQYRSVADKGAGATVGIANQSGTDALQYSFNQSVIADGTAVRFAQGAK; this is encoded by the coding sequence ATGCACCTGCCCCAACCGGCCCGGCGCAGAGGCGCCGTCTGGGTGGCGGCCGCCTTCACCGCGACCGCCCTGCTGACCGCGTCGACACCCGCACTCGCCGCCGGCGCCCCGCCGTCGGCCGAGGTCGACTCCGCGCTCACCGCCGCCGTGGCCAAGGGCGGTGACGCGACGTTCTTCGTCGTCCTGAAGGACCGGGCGGACCTGTCCGCGGCCAAGAAGCAGAAGACGCACGCCGCGAGGGCCGGGGCCGCCTTCAAGGAGCTGCGCGCGAAGGCCGCGGACAGCCAGTCCTCCCTCGCGTCCTTCCTGGACAGGAAGAGGATCGGCCACAAGGACTACTGGATCGCGAACGCGATCCAGGTCACCGGTGACCAGACCCTCGTGAACGAACTGGCGAAGCGTTCGGACGTCGCGTCGATCGTCAAGGAGCAGCACTACAAGCTCGACGACATCGAGACCGCCGACAACAGGATCACCAAGTCCCGCACGGACTCCTCCGCGAGCGGTGACGACACCCCCGAGTGGGGCGTCGCGGACATCAACGCCGACGACGTGTGGAACCAGTACGACGACCGCGGTGAGGGCATCGTCATCGCCAACGTCGACTCGGGCGTGCAGTACGACCACCCCGACCTCGTCGCCCAGTACCGCGGCAACAACGGCGACGGCTCCTTCACGCACGACTACAACTGGTACGACCCGACCGGCCAGTGCGGCACCAGTGGTGTCCCCTGCGACAACAACGGTCACGGCACCCACACGATGGGCACGATGGTCGGCAGGAACGGCATCGGTGTCGCGCCGAACGCCAAGTGGATAGCCGCCAAGGGCTGCGAGTCCTCCTCCTGTTCGGACGAGTCGCTGCTCGCGGCCGGACAGTGGATCCTCGCGCCGACCGACCACAACGGCCAGAACCCGCGCCCGGACCTCGCGCCGAACATCGTCAACAACTCCTGGGGCGGCGGCGACACGACGTTCTACCAGGACATCGTCGAGGCCTGGAACGCCGCCGGCATCTTCGAGGCGTTCGCGGCCGGCAACGACGGTGACGGCACGACCTGTTCCACCGCGCACGCCCCCGGCTCGCAGGCCCCGTCCTACGGCGTCGGTGCCTACGACTCCACCGGCACCATCGCCTCCTTCTCCGGCTTCGGCCCCTCGCTCGTCGACGGCTCGATGAAGCCGGACATCTCGGCGCCGGGCGTCAACGTCCGGTCCACGTGGCCCGGTTCGTCGTACAACACCGAGTCCGGTACGTCGATGGCGACCCCGCACGTCGCGGGCGCGGTCGCGCTGCTGTGGTCGGCGGCCCCCTCGCTGATCGGCAGGATCGACGAGACCCGCGCCCTGCTCGACCAGGGCGCGCGCGACGTCGACGACACCCACTGCGGCGGCACCGCCGGCAGGAACAACGTGTGGGGCGAGGGCAAGCTCGACATCCTCGCCTCCGTGGACAGGGCCCCGCACACGGCGGCCACCGTCACCGGCAAGGTCACCGACAGGGCGACCGGCGCGGCCCTCGCCAAAATCACCGTCAAGGCCACCGGCACGGGCGGCGACGTCCGCACGGTCACCACCGCCGCCGACGGCACCTACAAGCTCGCCCTGCCGGCCGGCACCTACACCTTCGGGTACAGCGGCTACGGCTACGCGAACGGCTCGGCCACCGGCGTCACGGTCACCGAGAACCAGTCCCTCACCCAGGACATCGCGCTCGCCGCGGTGGCCTCGCACAAGGTCGGCGGCATCGTGCTCGACGTCACCGGCAAGCCGCTCGCGGGCGCCACGGTCGAGGTGACCGGCTCCCCGGTCGCCTCCGTCACCACCGACGCCAAGGGCACGTACTCCTTCGCACGGGTCGCCGAGGGCACCTACGGCCTGACGGTCGAGCCCGCGGCGCCGGTCCTGTGCAACGGCGTCTACACCGGCACCGCCACCGTCTCCTCGGCCGACCTGACGAAGGACGTCCAGGTACCGGCCCGCACCGACAGTTCCGGCAACGGCTGCGCCCCGGCCGCCTACTCCTGGATCGCCGGCTCCAAGAAGGTCGCGCTGACCGGCGACGAGGACTCGGCGAGCGTCTCGCTGCCCTTCCCGGTGAGCCTGTACGGCGTCTCGTACTCCTCCACCTCCGTCACGACCGACGGCCTGGTGAACTTCCTGTCCTCGCGCGTCGGCGACTACAGCAACACCGCGCTGCCGACGACCGGCCCGAACGGTGTCAAGGGCATCATCGCCCCGCTGTGGGACGACCTCACCCTCGACAAGAAGTCGTCCGTGCAGACCGCCACGACCGGCACGAAGGGCAACCGCCGGTTCGCCGTCGTCTGGAACAACGCCGCCTACGCCAACGGCACTTCGGGCCGCTCCTCCTTCGAGGTCGTCTTCGACGAGGCGACCGGAGCGGTGACGGTCCAGTACCGGTCGGTCGCGGACAAGGGCGCGGGTGCCACCGTCGGCATCGCGAACCAGTCCGGCACCGACGCCCTCCAGTACTCCTTCAACCAGTCCGTGATCGCCGACGGCACCGCCGTCCGCTTCGCGCAGGGAGCCAAGTGA
- a CDS encoding serine hydrolase domain-containing protein: MPVRRRAVVLAAALTLGLAAGPLGAPAFASSATAEARSASGPDADALRAALAGLPDADATAALVRIGGTDGTWRGSAGVHDLESGRAADPDARFRAGSTTKVVTAAVVLQLAAEGRVGLGTPVQKYLPGLLPSTFEPITVRQLLNHTSGIQSGDGFGDAFEDAYAHRFDTLTPREVVASAVAKGPEFAPGTRQDYLNINYTVLGMLIEKVTGHTYAHEAARRILGPAGMRHTYFPGTDPYIHGPHNRGYQAVPRPDGTTAFVDVTDWNQADRWAAGDMISTTADLERLITRLFKGDLVPARQLKEMFTVPPGIEGADMSAGLQRFEYGGTVYWLKSGARYGYSTVVAATRNLSRTLVYSVDSTDAKGESMNPVAQRIALAALK; encoded by the coding sequence ATGCCCGTACGCCGCCGAGCAGTTGTTCTTGCCGCCGCCCTCACCCTCGGTCTCGCGGCCGGTCCGCTGGGCGCCCCGGCGTTCGCCTCCTCGGCCACGGCGGAGGCGCGGTCGGCGTCCGGGCCCGACGCCGACGCGTTGCGTGCCGCGCTGGCCGGTCTCCCGGACGCGGACGCGACGGCGGCGCTCGTCCGGATCGGCGGCACGGACGGAACGTGGCGCGGCAGCGCGGGGGTCCACGATCTGGAGAGCGGGCGCGCGGCCGATCCGGACGCCCGCTTCCGGGCCGGTTCCACCACCAAGGTCGTCACGGCGGCGGTCGTCCTCCAACTCGCGGCCGAGGGCAGGGTCGGGCTGGGGACGCCCGTGCAGAAGTACCTCCCCGGACTGCTGCCGTCCACCTTCGAGCCCATCACCGTACGGCAGTTGCTCAACCACACGAGCGGCATCCAGTCCGGTGACGGCTTCGGCGACGCCTTCGAGGACGCCTACGCGCACCGCTTCGACACCCTGACACCGCGCGAGGTCGTGGCGTCCGCGGTGGCGAAGGGGCCGGAGTTCGCGCCGGGCACCCGGCAGGACTACCTGAACATCAACTACACGGTCCTCGGCATGCTGATCGAGAAGGTGACCGGCCACACGTACGCGCACGAGGCGGCCCGGCGGATCCTCGGTCCCGCCGGGATGCGTCACACGTACTTCCCGGGCACCGACCCGTACATCCACGGGCCGCACAACCGCGGTTACCAGGCGGTGCCCCGGCCCGACGGCACGACGGCGTTCGTGGACGTCACCGACTGGAACCAGGCGGACCGCTGGGCGGCCGGCGACATGATCTCCACGACGGCGGACCTGGAACGGCTGATCACGCGTCTGTTCAAGGGAGACCTGGTCCCGGCACGGCAGTTGAAGGAGATGTTCACCGTGCCCCCGGGCATCGAGGGCGCCGACATGAGCGCCGGGCTCCAGCGGTTCGAGTACGGGGGCACGGTCTACTGGCTCAAGTCGGGCGCCCGGTACGGCTACAGCACCGTGGTGGCGGCCACCCGGAACCTGTCCCGCACGCTCGTCTACTCGGTCGACTCCACCGACGCCAAGGGCGAGTCGATGAACCCGGTGGCCCAGCGGATCGCCCTGGCGGCGCTCAAGTAG
- a CDS encoding FAD-dependent oxidoreductase, producing MPRPLRVAIVGAGPAGIYAADALLKSAVAAEPGVSIDLFERMPAPFGLIRYGVAPDHPRIKGIITALHQVLDKPQIRLFGNVDYPRDISLDDLRAFYDAVIFSTGATADRALDIPGLDLDGSYGAADFVSWYDGHPDVPRTWPLEAEKVAVLGVGNVALDVARILAKTAEELLPTEIPPNVHDGLKANKALEVHVFGRRGPAQAKFSPMELRELDHSPNIEVIVDPEDIDYDEGSIATRRGNKQADMVAKTLENWAIRDTGDRPHKLFLHFFESPTEILGENGEVVGLRTERTALDGTGNVKGTGEFKDWDVTAVYRAVGYLSDSLPKLPWDVDSGTVPDEAGRVLEDSGEHLRSTYVTGWIRRGPIGLIGHTKGDANETVASLLDDHANGRLLAPTSPEPEAVEAFLGERDVRFTTWDGWYRLDAAEKALGEPQGRARVKLVEREDMLRESGA from the coding sequence ATGCCTCGCCCTCTGCGGGTAGCCATTGTCGGAGCCGGCCCCGCCGGAATCTACGCCGCCGACGCGCTGCTGAAATCCGCAGTGGCCGCCGAGCCCGGTGTCTCCATCGACCTGTTCGAGCGGATGCCGGCCCCGTTCGGTCTCATCCGCTACGGCGTCGCCCCCGATCATCCCCGGATCAAGGGCATCATCACCGCCCTGCACCAGGTGCTCGACAAGCCGCAGATCCGCCTCTTCGGCAACGTCGACTACCCGCGCGACATCAGCCTCGACGATCTGCGCGCCTTCTACGACGCCGTGATCTTCTCCACCGGCGCGACGGCCGACCGGGCCCTCGACATTCCCGGCCTCGACCTCGACGGCTCGTACGGCGCGGCGGACTTCGTCTCCTGGTACGACGGTCACCCGGACGTCCCGCGCACCTGGCCGCTGGAGGCGGAGAAGGTCGCCGTCCTCGGGGTCGGCAACGTCGCGCTGGACGTGGCCCGCATCCTCGCCAAGACCGCGGAGGAGCTGCTGCCCACCGAGATCCCGCCGAACGTCCACGACGGACTCAAGGCCAACAAGGCCCTTGAGGTCCACGTCTTCGGCCGCCGGGGTCCGGCGCAGGCGAAGTTCAGCCCGATGGAGCTGCGCGAGCTGGACCACTCGCCGAACATCGAGGTCATCGTCGACCCCGAGGACATCGACTACGACGAGGGCTCGATCGCCACCCGGCGCGGCAACAAGCAGGCCGACATGGTCGCCAAGACCCTGGAGAACTGGGCGATCCGCGACACCGGCGACCGCCCGCACAAGCTGTTCCTGCACTTCTTCGAGTCGCCCACCGAGATCCTCGGCGAGAACGGCGAGGTCGTCGGCCTGCGCACCGAGCGCACCGCCCTCGACGGCACCGGGAACGTCAAGGGCACCGGCGAGTTCAAGGACTGGGACGTCACCGCGGTCTACCGCGCCGTGGGATACCTCTCCGACAGCCTGCCCAAGCTGCCATGGGACGTCGACTCGGGCACGGTGCCGGACGAGGCCGGCCGGGTGCTGGAGGACTCCGGCGAGCACCTGCGGTCCACGTACGTCACCGGCTGGATCCGGCGCGGTCCCATCGGTCTGATCGGTCACACCAAGGGCGACGCCAACGAGACGGTCGCGAGCCTGCTCGACGACCACGCGAACGGCCGCCTGCTCGCGCCCACTTCGCCCGAGCCGGAGGCCGTCGAGGCCTTCCTCGGCGAGCGGGACGTCCGCTTCACCACGTGGGACGGCTGGTACCGGCTGGACGCCGCGGAGAAGGCGCTGGGCGAACCGCAGGGCCGTGCGCGCGTCAAGCTCGTCGAGCGCGAGGACATGCTGCGGGAGAGCGGAGCCTGA
- a CDS encoding sortase-dependent protein — protein MRRTVFSATALACTAVLVGTVPAFAHGPSASPTARPSVSASPAPASPRATRQPSTAPSAAPTRAPASRQVSVRPSGAPDTGVAPTASQSSGPGGLIGGSAAAVLVAGAAVLVVRRRRATGE, from the coding sequence ATGCGCCGAACCGTCTTCAGTGCCACGGCACTCGCGTGCACCGCCGTGCTGGTGGGCACGGTGCCCGCGTTCGCCCACGGGCCCTCCGCGAGCCCCACGGCCCGTCCGAGCGTCAGCGCCTCACCGGCCCCCGCGAGCCCCCGGGCGACCCGGCAGCCCTCCACCGCACCCAGCGCCGCACCGACCCGGGCGCCGGCCTCGCGGCAGGTCTCCGTCCGGCCGAGCGGGGCGCCCGACACCGGGGTGGCGCCGACGGCGTCGCAGTCCTCTGGGCCGGGCGGGCTGATCGGCGGGAGCGCCGCCGCGGTCCTCGTCGCGGGCGCGGCGGTCCTCGTCGTGCGCCGTCGGCGGGCGACCGGGGAATGA
- a CDS encoding RNA polymerase sigma factor gives MKGSREKAASELFAALYPRLAGWCRRLVDDDGTAHEIASEAFTRLWARWTSVAEPRGFLFVTAANLVRDHWRKLERERRAVHRATAEAVVGPRNEQTDPSVRLLVQSLPERLRVPILLHYYADMPIREVSALTGRKEGTVKADLHAARELLRAHLRRSLDHTL, from the coding sequence TTGAAAGGGTCCCGTGAGAAGGCAGCGTCCGAGCTGTTCGCCGCCCTCTATCCGCGCCTCGCCGGCTGGTGCCGCCGGCTCGTCGACGACGACGGGACGGCCCATGAGATCGCCTCGGAGGCGTTCACCCGGCTGTGGGCCCGCTGGACCTCCGTGGCCGAGCCGCGCGGGTTCCTCTTCGTCACCGCGGCCAACCTCGTCCGGGACCACTGGCGCAAGCTGGAGCGGGAACGCAGGGCGGTGCACCGGGCGACCGCCGAGGCCGTCGTCGGCCCGCGCAACGAACAGACCGATCCGTCCGTACGTCTGCTGGTGCAGTCGCTTCCCGAACGGCTGCGCGTCCCGATCCTGCTGCACTACTACGCTGACATGCCGATCCGGGAGGTGTCCGCGCTGACCGGGCGCAAGGAAGGAACCGTCAAGGCCGATCTCCACGCGGCCCGCGAACTGCTCCGCGCCCACCTGAGGAGAAGTCTTGATCACACACTCTGA